A single region of the Procambarus clarkii isolate CNS0578487 chromosome 94, FALCON_Pclarkii_2.0, whole genome shotgun sequence genome encodes:
- the LOC138359992 gene encoding uncharacterized protein: MRNRMYVEAYMYVEAHMYVEAHMYVEAHMYVKAHMYVEAYMYVEAHMYVEAHMYVEAHMYVEAYMYVEAHMYVEAHMYVEAHMYVKAHMYVEAYMYVEAHMYVEAHMYVKAHMYVEAYMYVEAHMYVKAHMYVEAYMYVEAHMYVEAHMYVEAYMYVEAHMYVEAHMYVEAYMYVEAYMYVEAHMYVEAYMYVEAHMYVEAYMYVEAHMYVEAYMYVEAHMYVEAYMYVEAHMYVEAYMYVEAHMYVEAYMYVEAHMYVEAHMYVEAYMYVEAHMYVEAHMYVEAHMYVEAYMYVEAYMYVEAHMYVKAHMYVEAYMYVEAHMYVEAHMYVEAHMYVEAHMYVEAHMYVEAHMYVEAHMYVEA, from the coding sequence ATGAGGAATCGTATGTATGTGGAAGCTTATATGTATGTGGAAGCTCATATGTATGTGGAAGCTCATATGTATGTGGAAGCTCATATGTATGTGAAAGCTCATATGTATGTGGAAGCTTATATGTATGTGGAAGCTCATATGTATGTGGAAGCTCATATGTATGTGGAAGCTCATATGTATGTGGAAGCTTATATGTATGTGGAAGCTCATATGTATGTGGAAGCTCATATGTATGTGGAAGCTCATATGTATGTGAAAGCTCATATGTATGTGGAAGCTTATATGTATGTGGAAGCTCATATGTATGTGGAAGCTCATATGTATGTGAAAGCTCATATGTATGTGGAAGCTTATATGTATGTGGAAGCTCATATGTATGTGAAAGCTCATATGTATGTGGAAGCTTATATGTATGTGGAAGCTCATATGTATGTGGAAGCTCATATGTATGTGGAAGCTTATATGTATGTGGAAGCTCATATGTATGTGGAAGCTCATATGTATGTGGAAGCTTATATGTATGTGGAAGCTTATATGTATGTGGAAGCTCATATGTATGTGGAAGCTTATATGTATGTGGAAGCTCATATGTATGTGGAAGCTTATATGTATGTGGAAGCTCATATGTATGTGGAAGCTTATATGTATGTGGAAGCTCATATGTATGTGGAAGCTTATATGTATGTGGAAGCTCATATGTATGTGGAAGCTTATATGTATGTGGAAGCTCATATGTATGTGGAAGCTTATATGTATGTCGAAGCTCATATGTATGTGGAAGCTCATATGTATGTGGAAGCTTATATGTATGTGGAAGCTCATATGTATGTGGAAGCTCATATGTATGTGGAAGCTCATATGTATGTGGAAGCTTATATGTATGTGGAAGCTTATATGTATGTGGAAGCTCATATGTATGTGAAAGCTCATATGTATGTGGAAGCTTATATGTATGTGGAAGCTCATATGTATGTGGAAGCTCATATGTATGTGGAAGCTCATATGTATGTGGAAGCTCATATGTATGTGGAAGCTCATATGTATGTGGAAGCTCATATGTATGTGGAAGCTCATATGTATGTGGAAGCCTAA